In Paraburkholderia sprentiae WSM5005, a genomic segment contains:
- a CDS encoding DUF1488 family protein → MQIQFPNEAPEYSGRELTLAFPAMVDGQRVECMITAEALEDHFGAASPRLEDMVVAFDTHRPRIEAATRRLLSETRAQCLVLRSGYVRFYEANWRN, encoded by the coding sequence ATGCAGATCCAATTTCCCAACGAAGCCCCTGAGTATTCAGGCCGCGAGCTTACCTTGGCGTTTCCGGCAATGGTCGATGGGCAGAGGGTGGAGTGCATGATCACCGCGGAAGCGCTCGAAGATCACTTCGGCGCCGCGTCCCCTCGGCTGGAGGACATGGTCGTCGCGTTCGACACGCACCGGCCGCGCATCGAGGCCGCCACGCGGCGGCTGTTGTCGGAAACGCGCGCCCAGTGTCTGGTGCTAAGAAGCGGTTACGTGCGTTTCTACGAGGCGAACTGGCGTAACTGA
- a CDS encoding NCS2 family permease, whose protein sequence is MDSIKRYFGFDAVDTDLRTEVLAGATTFLTMAYIIFVNPAILGDAGMPKSAVFVATCLVAALASLIMGLYANYPIALAPGMGLNAYFAYTVVKGMGYTWQAALGAVFISGCLFLIVTLFRVREVIVKGIPHSIRTAITGGIGLFLAIISLKSAGIVVGNPATLVTLGNLHDPHVVLAAIGFFGIVTLDHLRVRGAILIGIVGVTILSFFFGGNQFHGIVSAPPSIAPTLFQLDIRSALSSGVLNVVLVFFLVELFDATGTLMGVANRAGLLVEGKMHRLNRALLADSTAILAGSLLGTSSTTAYIESASGVQAGGRTGVTAITVAVLFVAALFFAPLAEVVPPYATAPALLYVSCLMLREMLDLPWDDATEVVPAALTALLMPFTYSIANGVAFGFISYAGLKLLTGQARNVKLVVWIIAAIFLFRYFYLGSE, encoded by the coding sequence AAACGCTACTTCGGCTTCGACGCCGTCGACACCGACCTGCGCACCGAAGTGCTAGCCGGCGCGACCACTTTCCTGACGATGGCCTACATCATCTTCGTGAACCCGGCGATTCTCGGCGACGCCGGCATGCCGAAAAGCGCGGTGTTCGTCGCGACCTGCCTCGTCGCCGCGCTCGCGTCGCTGATCATGGGTCTGTATGCGAATTACCCGATCGCGCTCGCGCCCGGCATGGGCCTGAACGCGTACTTCGCGTACACGGTCGTCAAGGGCATGGGCTACACATGGCAGGCCGCGCTCGGCGCGGTGTTCATCTCCGGGTGCCTGTTCCTGATCGTCACGCTGTTCCGCGTGCGCGAGGTGATCGTCAAAGGGATCCCGCATTCGATCCGGACTGCGATCACCGGCGGGATCGGCCTCTTTCTCGCGATCATTTCGCTGAAGTCGGCCGGCATCGTGGTCGGCAATCCGGCCACGCTCGTCACGCTCGGCAATCTGCATGATCCGCACGTCGTACTCGCCGCAATCGGCTTCTTCGGCATCGTCACGCTCGATCATTTGCGCGTGCGCGGGGCGATCCTGATCGGTATCGTCGGCGTGACGATCCTGAGCTTTTTCTTCGGCGGCAACCAGTTTCACGGCATCGTGTCCGCGCCGCCGTCGATTGCGCCGACGCTGTTCCAGCTCGATATCCGCAGCGCGCTGTCGAGCGGCGTGCTGAACGTGGTGCTGGTGTTCTTCCTCGTCGAGCTGTTCGATGCGACCGGCACGCTGATGGGCGTCGCGAACCGCGCGGGGCTGCTCGTCGAAGGCAAGATGCATCGGCTGAACCGCGCGCTGCTCGCGGACAGCACCGCGATCCTCGCCGGGTCGCTGCTCGGCACCTCGTCGACGACGGCGTATATCGAGAGCGCGTCGGGCGTGCAGGCCGGCGGCCGAACCGGCGTGACCGCGATCACGGTGGCCGTGCTGTTCGTCGCGGCGCTGTTTTTCGCGCCGCTCGCCGAAGTGGTGCCGCCGTACGCGACCGCGCCCGCGTTGCTGTACGTGTCGTGCCTGATGCTGCGGGAAATGCTCGACCTGCCGTGGGACGACGCCACCGAAGTCGTGCCGGCCGCGCTGACCGCGCTGCTGATGCCGTTCACCTATTCGATTGCGAACGGCGTCGCGTTCGGATTCATCTCGTACGCGGGACTCAAGCTGCTGACCGGCCAGGCGCGCAACGTGAAGCTGGTCGTGTGGATCATCGCGGCGATTTTCCTGTTCCGGTATTTCTATCTCGGCAGCGAGTGA